Proteins encoded by one window of Halictus rubicundus isolate RS-2024b chromosome 18, iyHalRubi1_principal, whole genome shotgun sequence:
- the LOC143362885 gene encoding uncharacterized protein LOC143362885 → MATETNLQTTLRPIVEPLKQLVQNTTTESNDDALPSIKETPAIAKKCGQELNKKKGAWIGRVAESPANDHANSKVYVDTLNASLKSETLGKLTEELKTAEETLKSEIETKIHDNQLEVIGSPWLRGVGESQQMSPKCIDRYWCIQRTATSNGFCGGNRKPSSVRTLHQLAEAKGSKYPVGAQALRHDSYIDDILTGSDSIPALKEAAHQLQQLCKAGGFPLQKWASNAPELHDGMPQPGRDTTALSSQPSDIQGQLKTWTDTTHSTPGLQWSPQSDCFRFTIAEAQVQRYTKRGIVSRAAQLFDPLGWLTPVVNDWRNFCSELTHLAEVRVPRPLFRHSQQRRREYHGFADASEQAYRAVISLRSQDADGQCSVTLVTAKSKVAPLQPRLKLCAAHLLARLAQRTSTTLELENAALHLWSDSTVALGWIQAPPSRWKTWDLWWNGPKFLRQDANFSPSGHTKLKELPEARGHVSHQSSKERKPSKTTMSTLHGGVQATLGTVRQRFWIPKERSTVKAIIHRCVTCVRWRADPASQLMGQLPEHRVTPARPFLSTGVDYTEPIWLRTTSGRGHKAHKGFLAVFVCMVTKAVHLEAVSNYTAEAFLAAFRRFVSRPGICAHLYSDCGTNFLGADRELRRPFSASSQQTASSGPR, encoded by the exons ATGGCGACTGAGACGAATTTGCAAACGACTTTACGACCGATCGTCGAACCGTTGAAACAGCTAGTACAAAATACTACTACAGAATCAAATGATGATGCGCTCCCGAGTATCAAGGAAACACCTGCAATCGCGAAAAAATGTGGACAAGAattaaataagaagaagggCGCGTGGATCGGACGCGTGGCGGAATCTCCGGCGAACGACCATGCGAATAGCAAAGTATACGTGGATACGCTCAACGCGAGTCTAAAGTCCGAGACCCTTGGAAAACTGACGGAAGAGCTGAAAACCGCCGAAGAGACGTTAAAGTCTGAAATAGAGACTAAGATACATGAT AATCAACTCGAGGTCATAGGCTCcccatggctgagag gtgtaggagag TCACAGCAGATGTCACCAAAATGTATCGATAGATACTGGTGCATCCAGAGGACCGCGACCAGCAACGGATTCTGTGGAGGAAACAGAAAACCATCAT CGGTCAGGACGCTGCACCAATTGGCCGAGGCCAAAGGCAGCAAGTATCCGGTCGGAGCCCAGGCACTACGACACGACTCATACATCGATGACATTTTGACGGGCTCCGACTCCATTCCCGCCTTGAAGGAAGCAGCGCACCAACTTCAACAGCTGTGCAAGGCGGGCGGCTTCCCGCTGCAGAAGTGGGCCTCCAACGCACCCGAGCTGCACGACGGCATGCCACAACCAGGCCGAGACACCACAGCCCTGTCTTCTCAGCCCAGTGACATTCAAGGGCAACTAAAAACATGGACTGACACCACTCACTCCACACCAGGCCTGCAGTGGTCTCCGCAGTCGGACTGCTTCAGGTTCACCATTGCTGAAGCGCAGGTTCAACGATACACGAAGCGAGGCATCGTGTCCAGGGCAGCGCAGCTCTTCGATCCATTGGGATGGCTCACGCCGGTGGTG AACGACTGGAGGAACTTCTGTTCCGAGCTGACACATCTTGCGGAAGTAAGAGTTCCTCGACCGCTGTTCCGTCACTCTCAGCAGAGACGAAGGGAGTACCACGGCTTCGCAGATGCATCGGAACAGGCATACAGAGCAGTCATTTCTTTGCGGAGTCAGGATGCAGATGGGCAGTGCAGCGTCACCCTGGTCACAGCGAAGAGTAAGGTGGCCCCGCTGCAACCCCGGCTGAAACTGTGCGCTGCACACCTTCTTGCCCGTCTAGCACAACGCACCAGCACAACACTAGAACTCGAGAACGCCGCACTTCACTTATGGTCAGACTCCACTGTGGCACTGGGGTGGATCCAAGCGCCTCCGTCCAGGTGGAAAAC CTGGGATCTGTGGTGGAATGGGCCCAAGTTCCTCCGACAGGATGCCAACTTCTCTCCATCTGGGCACACAAAACTGAAAGAGCTGCCAGAAGCCAGAGGGCACGTCTCGCACCAGTCGTCCAAGGAAAGGAAACCATCGAAGACAACGAT GTCCACACTGCACGGGGGTGTCCAGGCTACCTTGGGAACAGTTCGACAGCGGTTCTGGATTCCGAAGGAGCGGTCCACCGTCAAGGCCATCATCCATAGATGCGTTACGTGCGTGCGATGGCGGGCGGACCCTGCAAGCCAGCTGATGGGACAGTTACCGGAACATCGTGTCACGCCGGCTCGCCCATTCCTGTCCACCGGAGTCGACTACACTGAACCCATCTGGCTGCGGACCACCTCCGGGCGCGGGCACAAGGCGCATAAGGGATTCCTTGCTGTCTTCGTGTGCATGGTGACGAAGGCAGTGCATCTTGAAGCCGTGTCCAACTACACGGCAGAGGCGTTCCTGGCAGCATTCCGCCGGTTCGTGTCCCGCCCAGGCATCTGCGCTCACCTATACAGTGATTGCGGCACGAACTTCCTGGGAGCCGATCGAGAACTGCGTCGCCCCTTCTCAGCTAGTAGCCAGCAAACCGCATCCTCCGGACCACGTTGA